The Triticum aestivum cultivar Chinese Spring chromosome 3A, IWGSC CS RefSeq v2.1, whole genome shotgun sequence genome includes a region encoding these proteins:
- the LOC123062435 gene encoding trans-cinnamate 4-monooxygenase — protein MDFVFVEKLLVGLLAAVVGAIVVSKIRGRKLRLPPGPFPVPIFGNWLQVGDDLNHRNLAAMARKFGEVFLLRMGQRNLVVVSSPPLAREVLHTQGVEFGSRTRNVVFDIFTGEGQDMVFTVYGDHWRKMRRIMTVPFFTNKVVQQYRPGWEAEAAFVVDNVRADPRAATDGVVLRRHLQLMMYNNMYRIMFDRRFESMDDPLFLRLRALNGERSRLAQSFEYNYGDFIPVLRPFLRGYLRLCKEVKETRLKLFKDYFLDERKKLVSTKAVEDNGGLKCAIDHILEAEQKGEINEDNVLYIIENINVAAIETTLWSIEWGLAELVNHPEIQQKLRDEMDAVLGVGHQITEPDTHKLPYLQAVIKETLRLRMAIPLLVPHMNLHDAKLAGYNIPAESKILVNAWFLANNPEQWKRPDEFRPERFLEEEKHVEANGNDFRYLPFGVGRRSCPGIILALPILGITIGRLVQNFVLTPPPGQDKLDTTEKGGQFSLHILKHSTIVAKPRVF, from the exons ATGGACTTCGTCTTCGTGGAGAAGCTCCTCGTGGGCCTCCTCGCGGCCGTGGTGGGCGCCATCGTCGTGTCCAAGATCCGGGGCCGCAAGCTGCGGCTGCCGCCGGGCCCCTTCCCGGTGCCCATCTTCGGCAACTGGCTGCAGGTCGGCGACGACCTGAACCACCGCAACCTGGCGGCGATGGCGCGCAAGTTCGGCGAGGTCTTCCTCCTCCGCATGGGCCAGCGCAACCTGGTGGTGGTCTCCTCCCCGCCGCTGGCCCGCGAGGTGCTCCACACGCAGGGCGTGGAGTTCGGGTCCCGCACCCGCAACGTGGTGTTCGACATCTTCACCGGCGAGGGCCAGGACATGGTGTTCACCGTGTACGGCGACCACTGGCGCAAGATGCGGCGCATCATGACCGTGCCCTTCTTCACCAACAAGGTGGTGCAGCAGTACCGGCCCGGGTGGGAGGCCGAGGCGGCCTTCGTGGTGGACAACGTCCGCGCCGACCCCAGGGCCGCCACCGATGGCGTCGTGCTCCGCCGCCACCTGCAGCTCATGATGTACAACAACATGTACCGCATCATGTTCGACCGGCGGTTCGAGAGCATGGACGACCCGCTGTTCCTCCGCCTCCGGGCGCTCAACGGCGAGCGCAGCCGCCTCGCGCAGAGCTTCGAGTACAACTACGGCGACTTCATCCCCGTCCTCCGCCCCTTCCTCCGCGGCTACCTCCGGCTCTGCAAGGAGGTCAAGGAGACCCGCCTCAAGCTCTTCAAGGATTACTTCCTGGACGAGAGGAA GAAGCTGGTGAGCACCAAGGCCGTGGAAGACAACGGTGGGCTCAAGTGCGCCATTGATCACATCCTGGAGGCGGAGCAGAAGGGGGAGATCAACGAGGACAACGTCCTCTACATCATCGAGAACATCAACGTCGCAG CGATCGAGACGACGCTGTGGTCGATCGAGTGGGGGCTGGCGGAGCTGGTGAACCACCCGGAGATCCAGCAGAAGCTGCGGGACGAGATGGACGCGGTGCTGGGCGTCGGGCACCAGATCACGGAGCCCGACACGCACAAGCTCCCCTACCTGCAGGCGGTGATCAAGGAGACGCTGCGGCTGCGCATGGCCATCCCGCTGCTGGTGCCCCACATGAACCTCCACGACGCCAAGCTCGCCGGCTACAACATCCCCGCCGAGAGCAAGATCCTCGTCAACGCCTGGTTCCTCGCCAACAACCCCGAGCAGTGGAAGCGGCCCGACGAGTTCCGGCCGGAGCGCttcctggaggaggagaagcacgTGGAGGCCAACGGCAACGACTTCAGGTACCTGCCCTTCGGCGTCGGCCGCCGGAGCTGCCCCGGCATCATCCTCGCGCTGCCCATCCTCGGCATCACCATCGGCCGCCTCGTCCAGAACTTCGTGCTCACGCCGCCGCCCGGCCAGGACAAGCTTGACACGACTGAGAAGGGTGGCCAGTTCAGCCTCCACATCCTCAAGCACTCCACCATCGTCGCCAAGCCCAGAGTGTTCTAA